A genomic segment from Pseudorca crassidens isolate mPseCra1 chromosome 4, mPseCra1.hap1, whole genome shotgun sequence encodes:
- the PLK4 gene encoding serine/threonine-protein kinase PLK4 isoform X2: MATCIGEKIEDFKVGNLLGKGSFAGVYRAESIHTGLEVAIKMIDKKAMYKAGMVQRVQNEVKIHCQLKHPSILELYNYFEDNNYVYLVLEMCHNGEMNRYIKNRRKPFSENEARHFMHQIITGMLYLHSHGILHRDLTLSNLLLTRNMNIKIADFGLATQLKMPHEKHYTLCGTPNYISPEIATRSAHGLESDIWSLGCMFYTLLIGRPPFDTDTIKNTLNKVVLADYEMPTFLSREAKDLIHQLLRRNPADRLSLSSVLDHPFMSRNSSTKSKDLGTVEDSIDSGHATISTAITASSSTSMSGSLFDRRRLLIDQPLPNKMTIFPKNKNSSDFSSSGDGSSLYTQWGNQEQETSNSGRGRAIQEAEERPHSRYLRRAHSSDRSGISNSQSRAKTYPMERCYSAEMLPKSKRSGVDEDEERYSSTNSNANILHFFKEKTSNGSGSFERPDNNQALSNHLCPKNGKTPFPFPDQTAQTEMVQQWFGNLQINDPSSEQSKTRGVEPPLGYQKHTLRSITSPLTAYRLKPIRQKTKKAVVSILDSEEVCVELLKEYASQEYVKEVLHISSDGNMITIYYPNDGRGFPLADRPPSPTDNISRYSFDNLPEKYWRKYQYASRFVQLVRSKSPKITYFTRYAKCVLMENSPGADFEVWFYDGAKIHKTEDLIQVIEKTGKSYTLKGESEVNSLKEEIKMYMNHANEGHRICLALESIISEEEKKSGSAPFFPIIVGRKPSSTSSPKALTPPPSVDPNYPMRETPSLNRMIINSAASPKQAPILNPSMVTNEGLGLAGAASGTNSSPSSLKDCLPKSAQLFKSVFVKNVGWATQLTSGAVWVQFNDGSQLVVQAGVSSISYTSPDGQTTRYGENEKLPEYIRQKLQCLSSILLMFSNSTPSLH, encoded by the exons gaTTTTAAAGTTGGAAATCTGCTTGGTAAAGGATCATTTGCTGGTGTCTATAGAGCTGAGTCCATTCACACTGGTTTGGAAGTTGCAATCAAAATG ATAGATAAGAAAGCCATGTACAAAGCTGGAATGGTACAGAGAGTCCAAAATGAGGTGAAAATACATTGCCAATTGAAACATCCTTCTATCTTGGAG CTGTATAACTATTTTGAAGATAACAATTATGTGTACCTAGTATTAGAAATGTGCCATAATGGAGAGATGAACAGGtatataaaaaacagaagaaaaccatTCTCAGAAAATGAAG CTCGACACTTCATGCACCAGATCATCACAGGAATGCTGTATCTCCATTCTCATGGTATATTACACCGGGACCTCACACTTTCTAACCTCTTACTTACGCGTAATATGAACATCAAGATCGCTGATTTTGGGCTGGCCACTCAATTGAAAATGCCACACGAAAAGCACTATACTTTATGTGGAACTCCTAATTACatttccccagaaattgcaacTCGAAGTGCACATGGACTTGAATCTGATATTTGGTCCTTGGGCTGTATGTTTTATACGTTACTTATTGGAAGACCACCTTTTGACACTGACACCATCAAGAACACGttaaataaagttgtattggcAGATTATGAAATGCCAACTTTTTTGTCAAGAGAAGCCAAGGACCTTATTCACCAGTTACTTCGTAGAAATCCAGCAGATCGTTTAAGTCTGTCTTCAGTATTAGACCATCCTTTTATGTCCCGAAATTCTTCAACAAAAAGTAAAGATTTAGGAACTGTAGAAGACTCTATTGATAGTGGACATGCCACAATTTCTACTGCAATTACGGCTTCTTCCAGTACCAGTATGAGTGGTAGTTTATTTGACAGAAGAAGACTTTTGATTGACCAGCCACTCCCAAATAAAATGACTATATTtccaaagaataaaaattcaagtgatttttcttcttcaggagATGGAAGCAGCCTTTATACTCAGTGGGGAAATCAAGAACAAGAAACCAGTAATAGTGGAAGGGGAAGAGCAATCCAAGAGGCAGAAGAAAGGCCACATTCTCGATACCTTCGTAGAGCCCATTCCTCTGATAGATCTGGCATCTCTAATAGTCAGTCGCGAGCGAAAACGTATCCAATGGAACGATGTTACTCAGCAGAAATGCTTCCAAAATCCAAAAGATCAGGAGTAGATGAAGATGAAGAAAGATACTCATCCACAAACAGCAATGCTAATATTCTTCacttctttaaagaaaagacaTCCAATGGTTCTGGATCTTTTGAAAGACCTGATAACAATCAAGCACT ctCCAATCATCTTTgtccaaaaaatggaaaaactccTTTTCCATTTCCAGACCAGACAGCTCAGACTGAAATGGTGCAACAGTGGTTTGGGAATCTGCAAATAAATG ATCCTTCTTCCGAACAAAGCAAGACGAGGGGTGTGGAGCCACCATTGGGGTATCAGAAACATACATTACGAAGCATTACATCTCCTTTGACTGCTTACAGGTTAAAACCAATCAGACAGAAAACGAAGAAGGCTGTG gtgaGCATACTTGATTCAGAGGAGGTATGTGTGGAGCTTCTAAAGGAGTATGCATCTCAAGAATATGTGAAAGAAGTTCTTCATATATCTAGTGATGGAAATATG ATCACTATTTATTATCCAAATGACGGAAGAGGTTTTCCTCTTGCAGACAGACCGCCCTCACCTACTGACAACATCAGTAGGTACAGTTTTGACAATTTACCAG AAAAGTACTGGCGAAAATATCAATATGCTTCCAGATTTGTGCAGCTTGTAAGATCTAAATCTCCCAAAATCACTTATTTTACAAGATATGCTAAATGTGTTTTGATGGAGAATTCCCCTGGTGCTGATTTTGAGGTTTGGTTTTATGATG GAGCAAAGATAcacaaaacagaagatttaatTCAGGTGATCGAAAAGACTGGCAAATCTTACACCTTAAAAGGTGAAAGTGAAGTTAATAgcttgaaagaggaaataaaaatgtatatgaacCATGCTAATGAG GGCCACCGTATTTGTTTAGCACTGGAATCCATAatttcagaagaggaaaagaaaagtggaAGTGCTCCCTTTTTCCCAATAATTGTAGGAAg AAAACCTAGTAGTACTAGTTCACCTAAGGCCTTAACACCTCCTCCTTCTGTGGATCCAAACTACCCAATGAGAGAGACACCATCTCTGAATAGAATGATCATAAATAGTGCAGCTTCTCCAAAACAGGCACCAATACTTAATCCTTCT atggtTACAAATGAAGGACTTGGCCTTGCAGGTGCAGCTTCTGGAACTAACAGCTCTCCTAGTAGTCTAAAAGATTGTCTCCCTAAATCAGCACAACTTTTCAAGTctgtttttgtgaaaaatgtcggTTGGGCTACACAG TTAACTAGTGGAGCTGTGTGGGTTCAGTTTAATGATGGGTCCCAGTTGGTCGTGCAAGCAGGAGTGTCTTCTATTAGTTATACATCTCCAGATGGTCAAACAACTAG gtatggagaaaatgaaaaattaccaGAATACATCAGACAGAAATTACAGTGTCTTTCTTCCATCCTTTTGATGTTTTCTAATTCAACGCCTAGTCTTCATTGA
- the PLK4 gene encoding serine/threonine-protein kinase PLK4 isoform X1 produces MATCIGEKIEDFKVGNLLGKGSFAGVYRAESIHTGLEVAIKMIDKKAMYKAGMVQRVQNEVKIHCQLKHPSILELYNYFEDNNYVYLVLEMCHNGEMNRYIKNRRKPFSENEARHFMHQIITGMLYLHSHGILHRDLTLSNLLLTRNMNIKIADFGLATQLKMPHEKHYTLCGTPNYISPEIATRSAHGLESDIWSLGCMFYTLLIGRPPFDTDTIKNTLNKVVLADYEMPTFLSREAKDLIHQLLRRNPADRLSLSSVLDHPFMSRNSSTKSKDLGTVEDSIDSGHATISTAITASSSTSMSGSLFDRRRLLIDQPLPNKMTIFPKNKNSSDFSSSGDGSSLYTQWGNQEQETSNSGRGRAIQEAEERPHSRYLRRAHSSDRSGISNSQSRAKTYPMERCYSAEMLPKSKRSGVDEDEERYSSTNSNANILHFFKEKTSNGSGSFERPDNNQALSNHLCPKNGKTPFPFPDQTAQTEMVQQWFGNLQINAHLRETTECNSISPNRDFQGHPDLQDTTRNAWTDIRAKKSPDASDNAHSAKQLNTMKYMTAFHSKPEIIQQESIFGLDPSSEQSKTRGVEPPLGYQKHTLRSITSPLTAYRLKPIRQKTKKAVVSILDSEEVCVELLKEYASQEYVKEVLHISSDGNMITIYYPNDGRGFPLADRPPSPTDNISRYSFDNLPEKYWRKYQYASRFVQLVRSKSPKITYFTRYAKCVLMENSPGADFEVWFYDGAKIHKTEDLIQVIEKTGKSYTLKGESEVNSLKEEIKMYMNHANEGHRICLALESIISEEEKKSGSAPFFPIIVGRKPSSTSSPKALTPPPSVDPNYPMRETPSLNRMIINSAASPKQAPILNPSMVTNEGLGLAGAASGTNSSPSSLKDCLPKSAQLFKSVFVKNVGWATQLTSGAVWVQFNDGSQLVVQAGVSSISYTSPDGQTTRYGENEKLPEYIRQKLQCLSSILLMFSNSTPSLH; encoded by the exons gaTTTTAAAGTTGGAAATCTGCTTGGTAAAGGATCATTTGCTGGTGTCTATAGAGCTGAGTCCATTCACACTGGTTTGGAAGTTGCAATCAAAATG ATAGATAAGAAAGCCATGTACAAAGCTGGAATGGTACAGAGAGTCCAAAATGAGGTGAAAATACATTGCCAATTGAAACATCCTTCTATCTTGGAG CTGTATAACTATTTTGAAGATAACAATTATGTGTACCTAGTATTAGAAATGTGCCATAATGGAGAGATGAACAGGtatataaaaaacagaagaaaaccatTCTCAGAAAATGAAG CTCGACACTTCATGCACCAGATCATCACAGGAATGCTGTATCTCCATTCTCATGGTATATTACACCGGGACCTCACACTTTCTAACCTCTTACTTACGCGTAATATGAACATCAAGATCGCTGATTTTGGGCTGGCCACTCAATTGAAAATGCCACACGAAAAGCACTATACTTTATGTGGAACTCCTAATTACatttccccagaaattgcaacTCGAAGTGCACATGGACTTGAATCTGATATTTGGTCCTTGGGCTGTATGTTTTATACGTTACTTATTGGAAGACCACCTTTTGACACTGACACCATCAAGAACACGttaaataaagttgtattggcAGATTATGAAATGCCAACTTTTTTGTCAAGAGAAGCCAAGGACCTTATTCACCAGTTACTTCGTAGAAATCCAGCAGATCGTTTAAGTCTGTCTTCAGTATTAGACCATCCTTTTATGTCCCGAAATTCTTCAACAAAAAGTAAAGATTTAGGAACTGTAGAAGACTCTATTGATAGTGGACATGCCACAATTTCTACTGCAATTACGGCTTCTTCCAGTACCAGTATGAGTGGTAGTTTATTTGACAGAAGAAGACTTTTGATTGACCAGCCACTCCCAAATAAAATGACTATATTtccaaagaataaaaattcaagtgatttttcttcttcaggagATGGAAGCAGCCTTTATACTCAGTGGGGAAATCAAGAACAAGAAACCAGTAATAGTGGAAGGGGAAGAGCAATCCAAGAGGCAGAAGAAAGGCCACATTCTCGATACCTTCGTAGAGCCCATTCCTCTGATAGATCTGGCATCTCTAATAGTCAGTCGCGAGCGAAAACGTATCCAATGGAACGATGTTACTCAGCAGAAATGCTTCCAAAATCCAAAAGATCAGGAGTAGATGAAGATGAAGAAAGATACTCATCCACAAACAGCAATGCTAATATTCTTCacttctttaaagaaaagacaTCCAATGGTTCTGGATCTTTTGAAAGACCTGATAACAATCAAGCACT ctCCAATCATCTTTgtccaaaaaatggaaaaactccTTTTCCATTTCCAGACCAGACAGCTCAGACTGAAATGGTGCAACAGTGGTTTGGGAATCTGCAAATAAATG CTCATTTAAGAGAAACTACTGAGTGCAACAGCATTAGCCCAAACAGAGATTTCCAGGGCCATCCAGATTTGCAGGACACAACAAGAAATGCCTGGACTGATATAAGAGCCAAAAAGAGCCCTGATGCTTCTGATAATGCACATTCTGCAAAACAGTTGAATACCATGAAATACATGACTGCATTTCACAGTAAACCTGAGATAATTCAACAAGAATCTATTTTTGGCTTAGATCCTTCTTCCGAACAAAGCAAGACGAGGGGTGTGGAGCCACCATTGGGGTATCAGAAACATACATTACGAAGCATTACATCTCCTTTGACTGCTTACAGGTTAAAACCAATCAGACAGAAAACGAAGAAGGCTGTG gtgaGCATACTTGATTCAGAGGAGGTATGTGTGGAGCTTCTAAAGGAGTATGCATCTCAAGAATATGTGAAAGAAGTTCTTCATATATCTAGTGATGGAAATATG ATCACTATTTATTATCCAAATGACGGAAGAGGTTTTCCTCTTGCAGACAGACCGCCCTCACCTACTGACAACATCAGTAGGTACAGTTTTGACAATTTACCAG AAAAGTACTGGCGAAAATATCAATATGCTTCCAGATTTGTGCAGCTTGTAAGATCTAAATCTCCCAAAATCACTTATTTTACAAGATATGCTAAATGTGTTTTGATGGAGAATTCCCCTGGTGCTGATTTTGAGGTTTGGTTTTATGATG GAGCAAAGATAcacaaaacagaagatttaatTCAGGTGATCGAAAAGACTGGCAAATCTTACACCTTAAAAGGTGAAAGTGAAGTTAATAgcttgaaagaggaaataaaaatgtatatgaacCATGCTAATGAG GGCCACCGTATTTGTTTAGCACTGGAATCCATAatttcagaagaggaaaagaaaagtggaAGTGCTCCCTTTTTCCCAATAATTGTAGGAAg AAAACCTAGTAGTACTAGTTCACCTAAGGCCTTAACACCTCCTCCTTCTGTGGATCCAAACTACCCAATGAGAGAGACACCATCTCTGAATAGAATGATCATAAATAGTGCAGCTTCTCCAAAACAGGCACCAATACTTAATCCTTCT atggtTACAAATGAAGGACTTGGCCTTGCAGGTGCAGCTTCTGGAACTAACAGCTCTCCTAGTAGTCTAAAAGATTGTCTCCCTAAATCAGCACAACTTTTCAAGTctgtttttgtgaaaaatgtcggTTGGGCTACACAG TTAACTAGTGGAGCTGTGTGGGTTCAGTTTAATGATGGGTCCCAGTTGGTCGTGCAAGCAGGAGTGTCTTCTATTAGTTATACATCTCCAGATGGTCAAACAACTAG gtatggagaaaatgaaaaattaccaGAATACATCAGACAGAAATTACAGTGTCTTTCTTCCATCCTTTTGATGTTTTCTAATTCAACGCCTAGTCTTCATTGA